The following coding sequences are from one Musa acuminata AAA Group cultivar baxijiao chromosome BXJ2-4, Cavendish_Baxijiao_AAA, whole genome shotgun sequence window:
- the LOC103980144 gene encoding uncharacterized protein LOC103980144 has product MADDLFQGLPPPSTASPPQLPEQPAASSSKRDSPPPPAPAPILKSALKRDKPSDPQDAAPQKRLRFRTSVDATEAQVIEAMQKIASHIKNPAKFSKASKLAVQLIQAGSVKSGTSNQFFDILEAAMASPSVCNEPSLRMDYQALFSAVQDVAECFSKEQKNQLATWTLQAVVANDLYTDDSFVYSKAAGKIKDAISSLPHATVDDDKEEAAALALAENKAVGKDTAELGTTTSATLSETKIHVSDPFGLDVLLPSKSKKDERARGKDVTTSNQKEEEAEEPKRFIKSQREVLLLCLEIAARRYKVPWAQTVIDILVKHAFDNIDKFTARQRDAIEKLWASIREQHIRRKQGKSVTGKLDMNAFEYLQEKYAREKISIRHAVGGGGERRAEQWLG; this is encoded by the exons ATGGCGGACGACCTGTTCCAGGGCTTGCCTCCTCCCTCTACGGCGTCCCCGCCGCAGCTCCCGGAGCAGCCTGCGGCCTCCTCTTCCAAGAGGGATTCGCCCCCGCCGCCGGCTCCGGCGCCCATCCTCAAGAGCGCCCTCAAGCGAGACAAGCCCTCGGACCCTCAAGACGCTG CACCTCAGAAGCGCCTAAGGTTCAGAACAAGTGTTGATGCTACAGAGGCACAAGTTATAGAAGCAATGCAAAAGATAGCATCACACATAAAGAAtcctgcaaagttcagcaaagcaTCAAAACTTGCTGTGCAACTAATCCAAGCTGGAAGTGTCAAGTCAGGAACTAGCAATCAGTTTTTTGATATTCTGGAAGCTGCAATGGCTTCGCCATCAGTTTGTAATGAGCCTTCACTGAGAATGGATTATCAAGCCTTATTTTCAGCAGTTCAAGATGTTGCAGAG TGTTTTAGTAAAGAGCAGAAAAATCAGCTGGCAACGTGGACTTTGCAGGCGGTGGTTGCAAATGATCTTTATACCGATGACAGCTTTGTG TACTCAAAAGCAGCAGGAAAGATCAAAGATGCAATATCTAGCCTCCCTCATGCTACAGTAGATGATGACAAAGAAGAAGCTGCAGCACTGGCACTAGCTGAAAACAAAGCAGTAGGCAAAGACACTGCTGAACTGGGTACTACTACATCAGCTACTTTGTCCGAAACGAAGATCCATGTTTCTGATCCATTTGGGTTAGATGTTTTGCTTCCAAGCAAATCCAAGAAAGACGAAAGAGCGAGAGGAAAGGATGTGACAACTTCAAAccaaaaggaagaagaagcagaagaacctAAGAGATTTATCAAATCTCAAAGAGAGGTTTTACTATTATGTTTGGAAATAGCTGCACGTCGTTATAAAGTGCCATG GGCTCAAACTGTTATTGATATACTGGTTAAGCATGCTTTTGACAACATAGACAAGTTCACGGCTCGACAAAGAGATGCGATTGAGAAGCTATGGGCTTCAATTAGGGAACAACATATCAGAAGAAAACAAGGGAAGTCCGTGACCGGTAAACTTGACATGAATGCATTTGAATATCTTCAGGAGAAGTATGCACGTGAGAAGATTAGCATCCGTCATGCTGTCGGAGGTGGTGGTGAACGCCGTGCTGAACAGTGGCTTGGTTAG